The genomic interval ACCCATGGTAAAGCGCCGCGTTTTCATGAAGGGGAACTGAAACGTGTTCCGGACACAGTGAAGCTGCACCCGGGACACAGCATGCTGCTGAATCTGGAGTTGGAAAAAGCGATGCCGACGCGCCGGACCGTTCGGGAACACCGAGTCTATGCCACGGATTACATGAAGGATATTGTGGAAGGCGAAGCCGTCGCTTTTACATTTCCGGAAACCCCGACCGGAAAAGGATCGGCATTTCTCCGGATTACTCCGGGACGTGAAAAGGGCCTGGCGATTCTTCCGGATCAGGTGCGGTTCAATGGAGAGCCGCTGGAGGTTCCGGACAACTGGGCCGGAGATGAACAGAAGGGGCGTTCCACCTTTTTCGGAACCCTTGCTGTACCGGTTCCGGTGAATCTTCTCCGGGAAGTCAACGAAGTGGAAATTGTTTATCCCGATTCCGGCGGCCGGCTTGCCTGTGCGGTTCTTCAGGTCAATCTGCTCGAAGAGTAGCTGTCAATTTATCATATATCATTTACGCAAACGTATGTTTTCCGCCGGTCGTGCGGCATCGTATAAACGATCCTCAATTTACCGGGGATTTTATATACATGAGATGGATCACGCTGATACTGGCGCTTTTCACGACAGCCGTTGCTCCGGCCGGACGAACCCGGCTGGGCTTTGATGAAAACTGGAAATTTAAATGGGGTGACGGGGCCGGTCAGGAGGTCCCGGCGTTCAATGACAGCAGCTGGCGCACCCTGAATCTGCCGCACGACTGGAGCATCGAGGGCCAATACAGCGAGAACCATCCCATGGGGGATCAGTGCGGTTATCTTCCCGCCGGCATCGGCTGGTACAGAAAAACCATTGATGTCGATCCCGCATGGAAGGGGCAGCATGTGGAGATTATTTTTGACGGCGTATTTATGAATTCCACTGTGTGGGCGAACGGCCGGAAACTCGGGACACGGCCTTACGGCTGGATCACATTTGCTTATGATATCAGTGACCTCGTTCAGGAAGAGGATTCCATCACGTTTGCGGTGCGGGTGGATAATGAAAAACAGCCGTCAGCCCGCTGGTATACCGGAAGCGGAATTTATGCGCATACCTGGCTGGAAATCAAAGGGAAGGTGCATGCAGAACGCGATGGCATTTTTGTCCGCACTTCCGGCAATACCGTTTCGATAGATACCGAGGTGAATAACACCGATGAAACCGGCCGTGCCGTGAATCTGCAAACCTCTGTTTTTGATGCCGACGGAAAACAGGTTGCTCATATAAAGACCAGTTTTTTTGCCGTAGCCGGAGAACTTCAGGCAGTGGCAGGGACGATTTCGCTGGAGCAGCCTGCGATGTGGTCTCCGGAGTCGCCGTATCTCTATAAAGCGGTCAGCGAAATCTATGCGGATGGAACGTTGAGCGACCGCGTGGAAACCCGGTTCGGCTTTCGCGATATTGAGTGGAAACCGGAAAGCGGCATGTGGCTGAACGGGAAAAACATCAAACTGCGAGGAATCTGCAACCATCAGGATGCCGGTGCGCTGGGTGCCGCTGTTCCGGATAAAATCCTGCGTTTTCGGATTCAGCAGCTGAAGGATATGGGGGTGAACTGTTTCCGAACAGCGCATAATCCGCAGACGCCGACGTTTTATGAGCTGTGTGATGAAATGGGCATGATGGTGATGGATGAAATTTTCGACGGCTGGGGACGAAAAGCCTATGAGGATTACGGGGCGCGGTTTTTTGATACGTGGTGGGAACGGGATCTGACCGACTGGATCCGACGCGACCGGAATCATCCGTCGGTGGTGCTATACAGTGTGGGCAACGAAACCCACGGCGATGTGGCTCCTGCGCTGGTGGCGAAATGCCATGAACTGGATCCGACGCGACCGGTGACTTCCGGCCATTCCAATCAGGAGGATATGGATATTGCCGGCTTTAACGGGCACAGCGAAAAGATGGGCTGGTGGGACGAATTTGAAGAAATGAATAAGGAAAATCCGCGGGTTTTCATCGGAACGGAAAATACACACACCTGGCAGGTGCGGGGATTCTACCGTACGAAAACCTGGTTCCGGGATGGATTCCCTAATGAAAAACAGAAACCTTATCCCTGTCCTGATCTCACGGAGGAGGAGATTTTCACGTATGACTGGATTCGGGATGGGGATCGCTCCAGCGGAAAACAGATTTTCAATTCGAGTTATGATAATGCCATGGTCCGTCTGACCGCGCGGAAGAACATTGAGCAGCTGCGGGATATCCCGTATTATGCCGGTTCTTTCCGCTGGACGGGACATGATTATATCGGAGAAGCGGGATATGTGCATGGCGGATGGCCCTTTAAAGCATTCATGGGCGGGGCGATCGATCTGGCAAATTTTGAGAAAGATCTTTTTTATCTCTATCAGAGCCAGTGGACGGAATCGCCGATGGTGCATATTCTCCCGCACTGGACGCATCCGAATATGAAAGAGGGAACAAGGGTTCCGGTTCAGGTGTATTCTAACTGTGAAGAGGTTGAACTGTTTTTCAATGACCGTTCGCTCGGACGGCAGAAACCGGGCAGAACATGGGACAAAATGCAGTGTCAGTGGATGGTGCCGTGGAAGCCGGGTACGCTGCGTGCCGAGGGTTTTGCGGACGGGAAACCGGTGGCCCGGGAGACGATCCGGACGGCTGATGCGCCGGCTCGGATCAGGTTGTCGGTTGACGGGGAGCCGTTGAAGGAAACAGGCCGTGATCTGGTTCAGGTTCGTGTGACCACAACGGATGCAAAGGGCGAGTTTTATCCGTATGGAGAAAACCGCACCTGGTTCAAAGTGATTGGCAACGGGCGGATTAAAGCGCTGGATAACGGCAGTCCGGTTGATGTGGAACCGCATTACGGTACGGACAACCGCATTGCATTTTATGGTTTAACGCGTGCCTATATTGAAGCTGTTGGCGATGGGGATGTGGCGCTGCTGGCCGCCTGTATTCTGGGAGAGAAAAAACTGAAGTTTTCTGATCAGGTGTCCATTGGTACGGATCTGCTCTCACTTCGCGGCCCGCTTCCGGAGATTGATACGGAGATTTTCTATACAACCGACGGCCGGGAGCCGACGACAGAGTCAGTGCCCTATACCGGAGCGTTTAAGGTCGAACCCGGAACCACGGTGAAGGCGCTGGTTGTGGTGGACGGGAATCCGGTTTTAACACTGGAAGAACGTTTTGCCGACGATGAAGGATTTATCTGGGAAGGCGGAGGTCAGCCGACGACTTCTCCCGGAGCCCAGGCGGAAACCGCCCATTTCAGCGGTGCGTCGGTGGAGTCCTGGGGGGAATATTATCGCGGTAAAGGATATCTTAAATTCCGAAAGGAGGCCGGGGCCTATGTGGAATGGTATCAGGAAAATGATGGTGGAGCGGGTCCGGCGAAACTGGCTATTCGCTATGGAGGACGGATTAAAGATGAAAAAGGACATACCGTTAAACTGATGATCAATGGAGAAGTCGTCGACAAAGCACTGCTGCTGCCGAATACGCGCCGTATCGGAAAGGAATGGTCCACTATCAGCGTTCCGGTAGAAATCGGACGTGGAGCGAATACCATCCGGATTGAACCCAATGCCGGAGACGGTCTGTTAATAGACGAAATTATAATTCGATAAGTCAGGTGTCCTGTTTAGAATGTGACATTCATTCTTTTAACCAACAGGAGATGAACCATGAAACGATATTTCACTGCAACACTTGTAATCGGTCTGTCGCTGGTCTGCACAGGATTCGCCGGAAACTGGAAGACACTGTTTGATCAGGAGTTATCGAACTTTGAAGTCTGGATGGGGATTCCCCATGACTCAGTTGAGGGGCTGCCTCCGGGAACACCCACTTCGCCGGATTGTCATAACGGGATCCCGATGGGGCTGAATAATGACGTTAAGAATGTTTTCAGCATAATTGAGGAAAACGGCGAACCGGTACTGCATGTCAGTGGTGAAATATACGGCGGCCTGACCACCCTTGAATCTTTTGAAAACTATCATCTGCAGATTATGGTGAAGTGGGGCGATAAACAATGGGCACCGCGAGAGAACACGTTACGTGACAGCGGCATTCTCTACCATTGCCACGGTGAACACGGGGCCTTCTGGAAGGTCTGGAAATCGTGCCTGGAATGTCAGGTTCAGGAATCCGATCTGGGCGACTTTATCCCGTTGGCCGGTCCGCGTGCGGAGGTCCGTACGGCGGTCGTCGAGGGAACAAAACGCCGGCGCTATGATGCCGAAAGCGAAGAGTATACCGGCGGCTATATCAGCG from Verrucomicrobia bacterium S94 carries:
- a CDS encoding DUF1080 domain-containing protein gives rise to the protein MKRYFTATLVIGLSLVCTGFAGNWKTLFDQELSNFEVWMGIPHDSVEGLPPGTPTSPDCHNGIPMGLNNDVKNVFSIIEENGEPVLHVSGEIYGGLTTLESFENYHLQIMVKWGDKQWAPRENTLRDSGILYHCHGEHGAFWKVWKSCLECQVQESDLGDFIPLAGPRAEVRTAVVEGTKRRRYDAESEEYTGGYISAWPEMDKPHGEWNLMEIYALGDTSVHVVNGKVVMVVENARRADGKPLTKGQIQLQSEAAECFYKGMRIRSIDVLPMEITKQIRLKGTE
- a CDS encoding DUF4982 domain-containing protein, encoding MRWITLILALFTTAVAPAGRTRLGFDENWKFKWGDGAGQEVPAFNDSSWRTLNLPHDWSIEGQYSENHPMGDQCGYLPAGIGWYRKTIDVDPAWKGQHVEIIFDGVFMNSTVWANGRKLGTRPYGWITFAYDISDLVQEEDSITFAVRVDNEKQPSARWYTGSGIYAHTWLEIKGKVHAERDGIFVRTSGNTVSIDTEVNNTDETGRAVNLQTSVFDADGKQVAHIKTSFFAVAGELQAVAGTISLEQPAMWSPESPYLYKAVSEIYADGTLSDRVETRFGFRDIEWKPESGMWLNGKNIKLRGICNHQDAGALGAAVPDKILRFRIQQLKDMGVNCFRTAHNPQTPTFYELCDEMGMMVMDEIFDGWGRKAYEDYGARFFDTWWERDLTDWIRRDRNHPSVVLYSVGNETHGDVAPALVAKCHELDPTRPVTSGHSNQEDMDIAGFNGHSEKMGWWDEFEEMNKENPRVFIGTENTHTWQVRGFYRTKTWFRDGFPNEKQKPYPCPDLTEEEIFTYDWIRDGDRSSGKQIFNSSYDNAMVRLTARKNIEQLRDIPYYAGSFRWTGHDYIGEAGYVHGGWPFKAFMGGAIDLANFEKDLFYLYQSQWTESPMVHILPHWTHPNMKEGTRVPVQVYSNCEEVELFFNDRSLGRQKPGRTWDKMQCQWMVPWKPGTLRAEGFADGKPVARETIRTADAPARIRLSVDGEPLKETGRDLVQVRVTTTDAKGEFYPYGENRTWFKVIGNGRIKALDNGSPVDVEPHYGTDNRIAFYGLTRAYIEAVGDGDVALLAACILGEKKLKFSDQVSIGTDLLSLRGPLPEIDTEIFYTTDGREPTTESVPYTGAFKVEPGTTVKALVVVDGNPVLTLEERFADDEGFIWEGGGQPTTSPGAQAETAHFSGASVESWGEYYRGKGYLKFRKEAGAYVEWYQENDGGAGPAKLAIRYGGRIKDEKGHTVKLMINGEVVDKALLLPNTRRIGKEWSTISVPVEIGRGANTIRIEPNAGDGLLIDEIIIR